Proteins co-encoded in one Nicotiana sylvestris chromosome 7, ASM39365v2, whole genome shotgun sequence genomic window:
- the LOC104236318 gene encoding probable glutathione S-transferase has protein sequence MAEMKLLGVSLSPFTHRVEWALKIKGVEYELIVEDPQNKSPLLLQSNPIHKKIPVLIHNGKPISESMVILEYIDETFEGPSILPEDPYDRAIARFWAKFLDEKCLPAMGKVYFGTGEESDKAKEECNELLKILDNELKNKKFFVGDKIGFADIAANLMAFWMGIIEEASGVVLVTSEKFSNYCVWREEYLNCSQVKDNLPSKDALFAHFQARFQAAAAPK, from the exons ATGGCAGAAATGAAATTGCTTGGTGTTTCCTTGAGCCCATTTACTCACAGAGTTGAGTGGGCTCTGAAGATTAAAGGCGTCGAATATGAACTTATAGTAGAAGATCCACAAAACAAGAGCCCTCTACTTCTTCAATCCAATCCTATTCACAAGAAAATACCAGTGCTAATTCACAATGGAAAACCCATTTCTGAGTCTATGGTCATTCTTGAATACATCGATGAGACTTTTGAAGGCCCTTCCATCTTGCCAGAAGACCCTTATGATCGAGCTATAGCTCGTTTCTGGGCTAAGTTCCTTGACGAGAAG TGCTTGCCAGCAATGGGAAAAGTTTATTTTGGGACAGGAGAGGAGTCAGACAAAGCTAAGGAGGAATGTAATGAGCTGCTGAAAATTCTTGATAATGAGCTCAAGAATAAGAAGTTTTTTGTTGGAGACAAAATTGGATTTGCTGATATAGCTGCTAATTTAATGGCATTTTGGATGGGAATTATTGAGGAAGCCTCTGGTGTAGTTTTGGTGACAAGTGAAAAGTTTTCCAATTATTGTGTTTGGAGAGAAGAGTACCTTAACTGCAGCCAAGTAAAAGATAATCTACCTTCAAAAGATGCGTTATTTGCCCATTTCCAAGCTCGCTTTCAAGCTGCAGCTGCTCCCAAATAA